The Bos indicus x Bos taurus breed Angus x Brahman F1 hybrid chromosome 15, Bos_hybrid_MaternalHap_v2.0, whole genome shotgun sequence genome includes a window with the following:
- the MPEG1 gene encoding macrophage-expressed gene 1 protein, producing MVLKQQSNPFFSFGSSPPALGLGLVPLLVLLWAGPGGRADGGPWGFQGCKQQLNVSVLGALPGAGWDNLRNLELGLVLGRAYSQCLTTEDGEYLIPDGMLAVPRRETVVQTRADLMDSWVNYTDAWTASVNAEFSFLSFLNGKFSAECQNVRRYSLQYQTITTRVQRRHSIYSVRVRGTPDFHPDFRQRLLTLSDHLENNQTREAEYLAEMLVFAYGTHVLTEVEVGATLVQEDQVSRELVGNEDKDRLNVTFAASVLFDRKVGVGDAVSWDKESQLVQAYQQGTVASKIHSRGGPPFYEGLTLQKWQEGVANRLVAIGHSGLPLPALLQPEALPELPAPAVRRVEAAVSRAIGRYYEVNMHPGCVKRGAPNFDPLANVDDGSCTDGQHANFSFGGVFQECEAITGPEGGRLCKPYTILNPLTGRTSCPANYTASLLSSEVKVWSERSYQCWPQCQSCWLIFTCCHRMCGNLEIQRVVRVNASWCAPSGATPTAAPGLLFGGLYSPGRPNPRTGAQACPSSFFPLTLLGDLKVCVSSDWELGVAHAVPFGGFFSCQVGNPLAAQARGQGSEFLKEVFNLSVTMDHPMTCPAGYSQHPAYLSSGCQILYCLRAGFLLNPQQLMIRLPPFAARPSLLGNSSGLGVSVLVDASRQRAWVKLQGSSRWRQADIHDPSVAAQLRDQGGSQPSAGAVVGACLGAVLGVVALALGVTWGFRRYQKRGYRRLREGILAEEQTVYGTAETAESPAPSDCSENASNSV from the coding sequence CTCGCCCCCGGCCCTTGGCCTGGGCCTGGTGCCCCTGCTGGTCCTGCTCTGGGCCGGGCCGGGCGGCAGGGCGGACGGGGGGCCTTGGGGCTTCCAAGGCTGCAAGCAGCAGCTGAACGTGTCTGTGCTGGGGGCGCTGCCCGGGGCCGGCTGGGACAACCTGCGCAACTTGGAGCTGGGGCTGGTGCTCGGGCGCGCCTACTCGCAGTGCCTGACCACCGAGGACGGCGAGTACCTCATCCCCGACGGCATGCTGGCGGTGCCGCGGCGCGAGACCGTGGTGCAGACCCGCGCCGACCTGATGGATAGCTGGGTAAACTACACCGACGCCTGGACGGCCTCGGTCAACGCGGagttctccttcctctccttcctcaacGGCAAGTTCTCCGCGGAGTGCCAGAACGTCCGGAGGTACAGCCTGCAGTACCAGACGATCACCACCCGCGTGCAGCGGCGGCACAGCATCTACTCCGTGAGGGTCCGGGGGACCCCCGACTTCCACCCCGACTTCCGGCAGCGCCTGCTGACCCTCAGCGACCACCTGGAGAACAACCAGACCCGCGAGGCAGAGTACCTGGCGGAGATGCTCGTGTTCGCATACGGCACGCACGTCCTCActgaggtggaggtgggggccaCCCTGGTGCAGGAGGACCAGGTGAGTCGGGAGCTTGTGGGCAACGAGGACAAGGACAGGCTCAACGTCACCTTTGCCGCCTCCGTCTTGTTCGACCGGAAGGTCGGGGTGGGCGACGCGGTTTCCTGGGACAAGGAGAGCCAGCTGGTGCAGGCATACCAGCAGGGCACAGTGGCCTCCAAGATACACAGCCGTGGGGGGCCGCCCTTCTACGAGGGCCTCACCCTGCAGAAGTGGCAGGAGGGCGTCGCCAACCGGCTGGTGGCCATCGGCCACTCAGGCCTGCCGCTGCCCGCGCTGCTGCAGCCCGAGGCACTGCCCGAGCTCCCGGCGCCCGCCGTGCGCCGCGTGGAGGCGGCCGTGAGCCGCGCCATTGGCCGCTACTACGAGGTCAACATGCACCCCGGGTGCGTGAAGCGCGGGGCCCCCAACTTCGACCCGCTGGCCAACGTGGATGACGGCTCGTGCACCGACGGCCAGCACGCCAACTTCAGCTTCGGGGGCGTCTTCCAGGAGTGCGAGGCGATCACGGGCCCCGAGGGCGGCCGCCTGTGCAAGCCCTACACCATCTTGAACCCGCTCACCGGCCGGACCTCCTGCCCGGCCAACTACACGGCCAGCCTGCTGAGCAGCGAGGTCAAGGTGTGGAGCGAGAGGAGCTACCAGTGCTGGCCGCAGTGCCAGAGCTGCTGGCTGATCTTCACTTGCTGCCACAGGATGTGTGGCAACTTGGAGATCCAGCGCGTCGTGCGCGTCAATGCGTCCTGGTGCGCGCCCTCGGGGGCCACCCCGACAGCCGCGCCCGGCCTCCTCTTCGGAGGCCTCTATAGCCCCGGCCGCCCCAACCCCCGCACCGGAGCCCAGGCCTGCCCCTCGTCCTTCTTCCCGCTGACCCTCCTGGGTGATCTCAAGGTGTGCGTCAGCAGTGACTGGGAGCTGGGCGTGGCCCACGCGGTCCCCTTCGGGGGTTTCTTCAGCTGCCAGGTGGGCAACCCCTTGGCGGCCCAGGCAAGGGGCCAGGGCTCCGAATTCCTGAAGGAAGTCTTTAACCTGAGCGTCACCATGGACCACCCCATGACCTGCCCTGCGGGCTACAGCCAACACCCGGCTTACCTCAGCAGTGGCTGCCAGATCCTCTACTGCCTCCGGGCCGGGTTCCTCTTGAACCCGCAGCAGCTCATGATCCGGCTGCCGCCCTTTGCGGCCCGCCCCAGCCTGCTGGGCAACAGCAGTGGCCTCGGGGTCTCAGTCCTGGTGGACGCCAGCCGGCAGCGGGCCTGGGTGAAGCTGCAGGGCTCCAGCCGCTGGCGGCAGGCCGATATCCACGACCCATCCGTGGCAGCCCAGCTCCGGGATCAGGGGGGGTCCCAGCCCAGTGCTGGGGCCGTCGTGGGCGCCTGCCTGGGGGCCGTCCTGGGCGTGGTGGCTCTGGCTCTGGGGGTAACCTGGGGCTTCAGGCGCTACCAGAAGCGGGGTTACAGGAGGCTGCGGGAGGGAATCCTGGCCGAGGAGCAGACAGTCTATGGGACCGCAGAGACTGCTGAGAGCCCAGCTCCGTCTGACTGCTCAGAGAATGCCAGCAATTCTGTCTAG